The following DNA comes from Cellulophaga sp. HaHa_2_95.
TCAAATGTCTACCAAAGGAATGGGCAGTGGTCAAGTAGTTTACGCACTTTTCATTCCTTTTATCAGTGTAAATTCTAAATGTGAAGCCTATACTTCTTTTGATCACGTTGGAGGTTGGAACCATAAGCCCTCCTTAAACACGAGAAAAAAAGAGCTTGAACATGTTACAATGAAAGGGCATCATCTGGAAATTAGCTCTATTCAAAAAACACCCGAAGGGCTACAAGAATATTGGATTCAGTGGAAAAATAAAAAAACCCAATCAGATTGCAACTAAATATAAACTTTAATTAGAATTCCAATAAAAATTGAATACCAAGTCACAATAGGTCTTAAAATTTAGAAGCTATCCACAACAAAGCTCGCAAACACGCTAAGGTATTTTGAAAATACGAAAACTATAAGAAATGAATATAAAAAAGGCCTACAACCATTGGGCAGAAGATGATGATATAAACTCAAATAAAACAATAGACCTGAATAAAAAAGCAAACATGGAAACCCCTCGTAAATTTAATATTTCAAAGGTGATAGAACTAGGTTACGGTACTGGAAAAAACACAGCATTCTAATTAGAAAAAGCCGATGAAATAATTGCCCTAGATTTTTCAGAAAACAGGTTGGAGAAAGCCAAAGAAAAAATTAAAGATAAACGTGTTACTTTTAAAAGAGAGATATAACCACCTCTAGGAATATTAAAAATGATTTTTTTCAGATATGGGTACCTGTAGTTTAATTCATGAACATATTAAAGATTTAAATCTTGTTTTCAAACAGGTAAGTGAAACCTTAAAAAATGATGGGATTTTCTTTGTGAGCAAATTACATCCTTTCAAACAATATTCTGGTAGTAAAGCTAGCTATGAAACTGAAGAAGGTACACAAGATTTAGCAACACATGTGCACCATATTTCAAAATATATAACGGTGGCAGAAGGAAACGGATTAAAACTCATGGAATTAAAAAAATGGTTTGATGAAGATAATAAGAGTGAAATTCCAAGATTAACTGGGTTTGTATTTCAAAATTAAACTTTAAAACACGTAAAATAAAAAAATAAATGTTCAGACATCAAGGCAAAAGCAGAACTCTAAAACACAATCTGCGAATTGCTACAGTGCTCTCTTTTGTAGCGGGAATTGTAAATATTACAGGCTTTTTATCCTTTCAACAATTGACAACAAATGTCACGGGGCATTTTGCGCTATTTGTTAATGACGTTGCTAATTTTGAATTTTGGAAAGGCACTATTTATTTTATTTATATTTTTTCATTTCTGATAGGTTCATTTTTATCTAGCTTTCTGATTGAAAAATATAGAAATAACAAAAAACTCAACGTGTTCTTAGTCCCTACGCTAATGGAAGCACTAGTGCTATTTGGCATGGGGTTTTTCAGTACTTCCATTCAAGTGGAATATCCGAATGTAATTGTGTGTTTGCTCCTATTTGCTATGGGAGTTCAAAACTCTTTTGTTACCAAAATATCAAATGCGGTAGTAAGAACAACACATCTAACGGGGCTATTTACCGATTTAGGTATTGATCTATCCCAGTTATTTTTTCCAAAAGTATACCTCAAACGCGAAAAACTAAAGTCGAATATTAAACTTCGAATTTATATTATATTATTCTTTTTTACGGGTGGTATTGTTGGCGGACTTTTATATTCTACGTTTAATTTAGAACTGAAGACACTCGTATTTGCCGCTATTATTCTAATGATGAGTTTGTTTTACGATGATTTAAGATACCACCTCATAAAAACTAAAA
Coding sequences within:
- a CDS encoding YoaK family protein; the encoded protein is MFRHQGKSRTLKHNLRIATVLSFVAGIVNITGFLSFQQLTTNVTGHFALFVNDVANFEFWKGTIYFIYIFSFLIGSFLSSFLIEKYRNNKKLNVFLVPTLMEALVLFGMGFFSTSIQVEYPNVIVCLLLFAMGVQNSFVTKISNAVVRTTHLTGLFTDLGIDLSQLFFPKVYLKREKLKSNIKLRIYIILFFFTGGIVGGLLYSTFNLELKTLVFAAIILMMSLFYDDLRYHLIKTKRRYSQRKIRQ